GGTTTAGTGTTCCCACTTctcagtttttattttatttttttgtgaaacAGAAGGTGGAATTGACGAAAAACCCAAACCCCTAAAACAGTAAAACCCTGCTTTCGTTTTCTCAAGTCTCAACTAGTTTCACCCTCCACCACTCATGGCTGAGCTCTGTACCGTTACACTCGGCGGCAAgggctcctccttctcctcctccaccATCTCCGCCGTCGCCGCCAGCCTCGCCCATGTCCGCATCGACACATCCGCCCTCGACAGGCTCTCCGCCTCATCGTCCTCCACAACGCCGTCGTTGAAGCACACCATCGCAATCCCTAGCTTCCTCTCCCTCTCGGAAACCAGAGCCTTCCTCCTCGTACTTCTCAACAAGCTCCTCCTCACTTCGCCCTCTTCCATTCGCGCCGACCTTCTTTTTATCATTTCCGAATCCCTCAATTCCAACCTCAATACCTTCCGATTCGAAAACCTACAAGTCACTGAAGACGAGTTGCTCGTTCTCAACAACGCTTCTTCGGCATTGCTTGGAGTTTCCGCTATTTTGGACCACCAATCCGCCGCATTGACGTCCTTCTCCGATGTCGCCGCTGCGCTGTCCTGTGAGGCCTCGAAAGCCGACGTGACCGCCTTCAATTTGATGGATTCCGGCGACGGTCATACCTCCAAGGAGGAAGTCGGAGTCGCCAGTGATATGAGGGTTCTGCTTAACGGATCCAAGCTGGTGGGAAAGGAGAAGATTGGATCGGTTGCCAAGGTTCCAAAGATTCATGGAACTTTGAGGGAGCAGGTTAAATCAGTGCATTTGAAGATGCGAGTTGAGTTGAATTCGGGTTTTAAATTGGCTGAAATTCAGGCTGGTAGTGATGGAACTGAGCAATCTGTCTCCACTGTGCTGTTGTCATTGGCAGCGGCATTGAGGGAACTTGGTGAGTGTAGTTTTCTGCGTGCTAAGAATAATTTAGAGTCAATAAGCAGTGATGATTTGAAATCGAGTATAGAGGAGATGTTTGGAAAGGAATGCCCCACTGATGGTAGCTTAGGCAGTGGTTTTAATGCGGCTTTGGGCTTGGTTTTCGAAAAGGACTATGTTAGATTTGCACACGAAGTCAACGTGCTTTTGGGGTCTGTTTGGAAGATTGTGGCATGGGAAGTTGTGACTGCCTTTGCTGTACTTGAAGGTACGGAGCTGAATGGAAAGTTTCAAGGGGTTCAGGGCAATGCAGAGAATTCAAAAGcagacaagaagaagaagaaggttgtTTTGGGCAAAGGAACTAGTTTGATTTTGCCATTGATTAAGGACGCGTTGCAGAGTAAAAGAGAAGCTGCTGTTCAAAAATCAGGGTTAGAGACGATGGTGGGAAACTTTCTATTGTTTTTGGATTCAGCTGAACCTGAGTTTAATGGATTTTTATTGAAGGTAAAGGATATTgtggaaagcaatgaaagcagAAGATTGCCAAAGATTCCGAAGGTAATTCTCTAAATGTACTTGTCAAGCTTACATTGTAATCTACTTAATTCGTATCAAATGCATTTGAGCACTTTTATGTGTGTTAATCATCGAAAGAGTAGACTGCTTGAGCTTGATCTTACAAGGGGTGAAGCTATAAATAACATATTTTCTAATTCAAATGGCTTGTGTTGCTGAGCTATTATTCATTTGTCTACTTTTATCTTTTTGGCCTTTGGTGCTGCTGTCTACAGATAATGGAATTGTTCTGTGTTTGCATCTGTTCCCACATGGGATGTGTTTTAGTCTTTCCTTGAGTATTGCAATACAAAATTTCAGGGAACGCGTGATTTCGCCAAAGAGCAAATGACAATTAGAAAGAAGGCATTTTCAATAATAGAACAAGTTTTTGAGAGACATGGTGCCACAGCTTTGGATACCCCTGTTTTTGAGTTGCGAGAAACTCTAATGGGGAAGTATGGAGAAGATTCAAAGTTGATTTATGATCTTGCTGATCAGGTACATATATTTATTGCTAGTTTCATTTATGATCTTGCTGCTATATTTGATCACGTTCATATTTTATTTATCCTGACTTTGCTTCTATATGACTTCTATGTAGGTTATCTGTAAgattggtttcttctttttcaaagtttatttCATGCTAACTTGTAATCGACTTGTTTGACAGGGTGGGGAACTTTGTTCGTTGAGGTATGACTTGACAGTTCCATTTGCTAGGTTTATGGCCATGAATGGTCTGACATCTTTAAAAAGATATCAAATAGCTAAGGTCTACAGAAGAGACAATCCATCAAAGGGAAGATACCGTGAATTTTACCAATGTGACTTTGATATTGCTGGACCCTCTGAAAAAATGGCTCCAGACTTTGAGGTTGTTAGAGTTTTGACTGAATTGCTTGATGAGCTTGACGTTGGGGAATATGAGGTAAATATTTGTGTCATTTATTATGTAGACACAATGTTCTTATATTGTAGGACCGTCTTCTGTGCTCataatttgacattgagatcaaaCATCATGAATTGTCAATACTTTTTGAAGAGTGGTTAGCAATGCAACAAATCTGAATTATACCCCTAGAAAATGTGCTAATTCTTGGGCTTATGTTTTGGTCCaggatttttatttaatatatgttcTGTGCTTACGGGCTTCGTTTTCCTTCAAAGTGCAATTGTTAACCCCCATTGTTATCAGAATATCAGTTCCTTTCTATGCCACTTAATCAATGATCAAACTACATGGAAGTTGATGTGGTCTTTGCTCAACCCAACTTTTGTGctatattttacctttttaatttCAATCATTCCTTTGGATGTGACCGGCAATTGACTGTGGTTCTTGAAACTCTGTTGATTAATGTGTTCAGATTATGCAGTATATTTTGGTATGTAACTTTTTTCTTGTAACCATCCTATGTTTTGCAGATAAAATTG
The sequence above is drawn from the Arachis hypogaea cultivar Tifrunner chromosome 4, arahy.Tifrunner.gnm2.J5K5, whole genome shotgun sequence genome and encodes:
- the LOC112795678 gene encoding histidine--tRNA ligase, cytoplasmic → MAELCTVTLGGKGSSFSSSTISAVAASLAHVRIDTSALDRLSASSSSTTPSLKHTIAIPSFLSLSETRAFLLVLLNKLLLTSPSSIRADLLFIISESLNSNLNTFRFENLQVTEDELLVLNNASSALLGVSAILDHQSAALTSFSDVAAALSCEASKADVTAFNLMDSGDGHTSKEEVGVASDMRVLLNGSKLVGKEKIGSVAKVPKIHGTLREQVKSVHLKMRVELNSGFKLAEIQAGSDGTEQSVSTVLLSLAAALRELGECSFLRAKNNLESISSDDLKSSIEEMFGKECPTDGSLGSGFNAALGLVFEKDYVRFAHEVNVLLGSVWKIVAWEVVTAFAVLEGTELNGKFQGVQGNAENSKADKKKKKVVLGKGTSLILPLIKDALQSKREAAVQKSGLETMVGNFLLFLDSAEPEFNGFLLKVKDIVESNESRRLPKIPKGTRDFAKEQMTIRKKAFSIIEQVFERHGATALDTPVFELRETLMGKYGEDSKLIYDLADQGGELCSLRYDLTVPFARFMAMNGLTSLKRYQIAKVYRRDNPSKGRYREFYQCDFDIAGPSEKMAPDFEVVRVLTELLDELDVGEYEIKLNHRKLLDGMMQICGVPPEKFRTICSSIDKLDKQSFEQIRKEMVEEKGLTVETADRIETYVKERGSPLALLSKLKQEGSAFLEDAGSADALNDLEVLFKALDKSKCIDKVVFDLSLARGLDYYTGVIYEAVFKGGAQVGSIAAGGRYDNLIGMFGSKQVPAVGVSLGIERVFAIMEQQQKDQNQVPRPNKTEVLVSILGNDLTLAAELAGELWDAGVKAEFLVNKRRQKHFDFAKESRIPWMVIVGEQEIKEGVVQLKNLEASNDVTIPRDQFAEQVRSRLNP